From the genome of Polyangiaceae bacterium, one region includes:
- the argJ gene encoding bifunctional glutamate N-acetyltransferase/amino-acid acetyltransferase ArgJ — MKPPEIDVLPDTVVKGFRFGATAAGIRKDGRQDLALVVADADCVTAGVLTRNLVRAAPVELMARRLVRQRARALLVNSGCANACTGDAGMQAALDSCAHVASALEIPAEMMLAASTGVIGALLPVDKVRAAVPALVKSLSPTGWDAFARAIMTTDRWPKVAHRLLPDSYGRSSLLCIAKGAGMIHPDMGPPQATMLAFAFTDAVMDGHALSKSLHAAVDTTFNACSVDGDTSTNDCAVLLASGASGHTPSSTAFTSALESAFDELARSMVADGEGAEHLAEIRVQGLDNEADARTVARTIATSLLVKTALFGQDINWGRILGAAGRAGVRFDPAQVNLWVGDVQIVSNGVGVGAEAEKAANAILTQDAYVVTLELGQGSCGFRYLTSDLGHGYVDVNAGYRS; from the coding sequence ATGAAGCCACCCGAAATCGACGTCCTGCCGGACACGGTCGTGAAGGGGTTCCGCTTCGGTGCGACCGCAGCCGGGATCCGCAAGGACGGACGCCAGGACTTGGCCTTGGTAGTCGCCGACGCGGACTGTGTGACGGCGGGAGTGCTCACTCGCAATCTGGTGCGTGCCGCTCCCGTGGAGCTGATGGCGCGACGGCTCGTGCGTCAGCGCGCTCGGGCGCTGTTGGTCAACAGTGGCTGCGCCAACGCATGTACGGGCGACGCCGGAATGCAGGCGGCTCTGGACAGCTGCGCGCACGTTGCGAGTGCCCTGGAGATCCCGGCGGAGATGATGCTTGCCGCATCGACGGGAGTCATCGGCGCTCTGCTGCCCGTGGACAAGGTCCGCGCCGCCGTGCCCGCGCTAGTGAAGTCCTTGAGCCCCACGGGCTGGGACGCCTTCGCCCGCGCGATCATGACGACGGATCGGTGGCCGAAGGTCGCGCACCGCCTGCTTCCGGACAGCTACGGACGATCGAGCCTGCTGTGCATCGCCAAAGGCGCCGGCATGATTCACCCCGACATGGGACCGCCGCAGGCCACCATGCTTGCGTTTGCCTTCACCGACGCCGTCATGGACGGGCATGCGCTGTCCAAGAGTCTGCACGCAGCCGTGGACACCACCTTCAACGCCTGCAGCGTGGACGGCGACACCAGCACCAACGATTGCGCGGTGCTCTTGGCCTCGGGAGCCTCCGGACACACGCCTTCGTCGACTGCGTTCACTAGCGCCCTGGAATCGGCTTTCGACGAGTTGGCGCGCTCCATGGTGGCAGACGGCGAGGGCGCAGAGCACTTGGCGGAGATCCGCGTTCAAGGCTTGGACAACGAAGCCGACGCGCGCACGGTTGCGCGCACCATCGCAACGAGTCTGCTGGTGAAGACGGCGCTGTTCGGCCAGGACATCAACTGGGGTCGAATCCTGGGAGCAGCGGGGCGCGCGGGCGTGCGCTTCGACCCAGCACAGGTGAACCTCTGGGTCGGGGACGTACAGATCGTCAGCAACGGCGTGGGCGTGGGCGCGGAAGCGGAAAAAGCGGCCAACGCCATCCTGACCCAGGACGCCTATGTCGTGACCTTGGAGCTCGGCCAAGGCAGTTGCGGCTTCCGCTACTTGACCAGCGATCTGGGCCACGGCTACGTGGACGTGAACGCTGGGTACCGCTCGTGA
- a CDS encoding DUF420 domain-containing protein has protein sequence MTTQTAESPRARAAIFGLSAVACLGVALVVYAFPNRATSGHAGVLPTVNAVLNASAAVFLVAGYVMIRRGDRALHRTCMLGALGFSAAFLVTYLLHHAQVGSVPFRGSGAIRVVYFALLVPHIILAAGIVPLALFTVYRAFRGKYELHRKIARVTLPLWLFVSVSGVALYLMLYHWPV, from the coding sequence GTGACGACCCAAACTGCCGAGTCCCCCCGGGCTAGGGCCGCGATCTTCGGGCTCTCGGCGGTGGCCTGCTTGGGGGTGGCGCTGGTGGTCTACGCCTTCCCCAATCGTGCCACTTCCGGCCACGCCGGCGTGTTGCCGACCGTGAACGCGGTGCTCAACGCCAGCGCGGCGGTGTTTCTGGTGGCGGGCTACGTGATGATTCGGCGAGGAGACCGTGCCCTGCATCGCACGTGCATGCTGGGAGCGCTCGGTTTTTCGGCGGCGTTCTTGGTGACGTACTTGTTGCACCACGCACAGGTTGGCTCGGTTCCGTTCCGTGGAAGCGGTGCGATTCGCGTCGTCTACTTCGCGCTGCTCGTGCCTCACATCATTCTCGCCGCGGGGATCGTGCCCTTGGCCCTGTTCACGGTGTATCGAGCTTTCCGCGGCAAGTACGAGCTGCACCGCAAGATCGCGCGGGTGACGCTGCCGCTGTGGCTCTTCGTGTCGGTCAGCGGCGTCGCGCTCTACTTGATGCTCTACCACTGGCCGGTTTGA
- a CDS encoding DMT family transporter, whose protein sequence is MVDSRPGALSARLSVLGAAFFFSTGGAAIKACTLSAMAVASLRSGIAALAIFVLLPAARRGWTGRTWFVGFAYAATMILFVTANKLTTAANTIFLQSTAPLYVLLLSPRLLGERANKRDLLTMGLLAVGLSLFFVGGREPDRLAPNPLLGNVLAVLSGVAWGGTVLGLRWLSQPDARGRTPSNLTGVLAGNLVAFIGCLPFAGSIAQSGAADWTALAYLGVVQIALSYVLLSRGLAVLPALEGSLLLTVEPVLNPVWAFWMHGERPGSWAILGGALILGATLLRTLGEAFRGRPSTTNP, encoded by the coding sequence ATGGTGGATTCGCGGCCGGGCGCATTGAGCGCGCGCTTGAGTGTGCTCGGCGCGGCGTTCTTCTTCTCGACGGGAGGCGCGGCCATCAAGGCATGCACTCTCTCCGCCATGGCCGTGGCCAGCTTGCGTTCGGGTATCGCGGCGCTCGCCATCTTCGTGCTGCTGCCCGCGGCACGACGCGGATGGACGGGCCGAACCTGGTTCGTCGGTTTTGCCTACGCAGCAACGATGATCCTGTTCGTTACGGCGAACAAGCTGACGACCGCTGCCAACACGATCTTCCTACAGTCCACCGCGCCTCTGTACGTGTTGCTACTTTCGCCGCGGCTGCTCGGCGAGCGCGCGAACAAGCGAGACTTGCTGACCATGGGTCTGTTGGCAGTGGGGCTCAGCCTGTTCTTCGTGGGGGGCCGCGAGCCTGATCGCCTCGCGCCGAATCCTTTGCTGGGCAACGTACTGGCCGTGCTGTCGGGGGTGGCTTGGGGAGGAACGGTATTGGGCCTGCGTTGGTTGTCGCAGCCCGACGCGCGCGGGCGAACCCCGAGCAATCTGACTGGGGTCTTGGCCGGCAATCTCGTCGCCTTCATCGGCTGCTTGCCCTTCGCGGGCTCCATCGCCCAGTCCGGGGCTGCAGACTGGACCGCCCTCGCCTACCTCGGTGTGGTGCAGATCGCGCTTTCCTACGTGCTGCTCAGCCGCGGGCTCGCCGTGTTACCTGCCCTGGAGGGCTCCCTCCTGCTCACCGTGGAGCCCGTGCTCAATCCCGTGTGGGCCTTCTGGATGCATGGCGAGCGGCCGGGCTCGTGGGCAATCCTGGGGGGCGCACTAATCCTAGGCGCCACCTTGCTTCGCACCCTGGGCGAAGCCTTTCGCGGCCGCCCCTCGACGACGAACCCTTGA
- a CDS encoding helix-turn-helix domain-containing protein → MASDAFSDLVASVVTEAQRPLVGVLEALRTEVAETRRELQELRSTSPGEQQPQGELVYLSLAQVATRLGVSRRTARRWFDAGKLPHVRLPSGGVRVSVAALDELLASIHGDHTHGSH, encoded by the coding sequence ATGGCTTCTGATGCCTTTTCGGATCTGGTCGCGTCCGTGGTCACGGAGGCGCAGCGACCACTGGTCGGCGTTCTCGAAGCGCTGCGCACGGAGGTCGCTGAAACTCGGCGCGAACTTCAAGAACTGCGCAGCACTTCACCGGGCGAGCAGCAGCCACAGGGAGAGCTTGTGTACCTGTCGCTCGCTCAGGTGGCCACACGCCTCGGCGTCTCACGTCGAACAGCACGCAGGTGGTTCGACGCCGGCAAGCTGCCACATGTTCGGTTGCCCAGCGGCGGCGTTCGCGTGAGCGTGGCGGCGCTCGACGAACTGCTCGCGTCCATACATGGAGATCACACCCATGGCTCGCACTAA
- a CDS encoding helix-turn-helix transcriptional regulator, which translates to MAAAKRSPGRPRKRETKFSRWIDASGMTRDDVAAALGINRTHLDKVCRGARRPGLRLALGIEKLTGGAIAASDWLHVRIERDGA; encoded by the coding sequence ATGGCAGCTGCCAAGCGCTCGCCGGGCAGACCCCGGAAGCGCGAGACCAAGTTCTCGCGCTGGATCGACGCGTCAGGCATGACCCGCGACGACGTTGCGGCCGCGCTTGGGATCAACCGCACGCACCTCGACAAGGTGTGCCGCGGCGCGCGCCGGCCGGGGTTGAGGCTTGCGTTGGGAATCGAGAAGCTTACGGGCGGGGCGATTGCTGCTTCCGACTGGCTTCATGTGCGGATTGAACGCGACGGTGCGTGA
- a CDS encoding S8 family peptidase, with protein MKRAMEDVIAERAEHNVEEQEGLVVEFEAVPEFDLALESLDARSQGVELLAVKEGPVLRATAFIPHGKLGWLERKIEQFRDEDTRSGAPKNATLVSRLAAIRRAALRTFWTDEEVLFPADGTTIWWEVWLRAGRERQRILDSFAHHALRFGLKVRAEAVVQFIDRSVLLAWGPPEAMRASVELLDCIAELRKAKELAGEFFELPGEFHRDLAADLGTRIVVGRANPPAVCLLDSGLNDHPLLEGFIALRDTALPKSLGVGDRHGHGTEMAGIALFADELANHLTSATPVAVDNVVESVKLWQKSSPTDPELYGHVTAQAAYAAEAQAPDRQRAFCLPVTARDSRDRGAPSSWSARIDALIAEDIQEQAQARVLVVSGGNVVESLWRAGPYPDVNRADGIHDPAQAWNALTVGGFTRLAVLDQKRFPGWTPVATGGLLSPTSTTSVSWNDSWPVKPEVVLEGGNVAIDPGTGEADTVDDVRLLTTFRDPALRWFTTTGDTSAASAQAARMAALILGEYPDLWPETVRALIVHSAEWTDEMRREFPTDNERRHRLRCYGHGVPSLLRALWSARDHLTLIVEDELVPFRKERSDIKTNEMNVHDLPWPRDVLLGLGRTPVELRVTLSYFVEPNPARRGWRSRFVYPSHQLRFDVRRPHETSGSFRARVNRQARDEGHRRFTGSDSGWELGANLRHKGSIHQDTWRGTAADLAARGVLAVYPGGTGWWRSRPALERWNSPARYALVVSIRTPEVGVDVDVYTAVENQLVVPVRIPASSS; from the coding sequence GTGAAGCGTGCCATGGAGGACGTGATCGCTGAGCGTGCCGAGCACAACGTCGAGGAACAAGAGGGCCTCGTCGTCGAGTTCGAGGCTGTGCCGGAATTCGACCTTGCGCTGGAGTCGCTCGACGCACGTAGCCAAGGAGTGGAGCTCCTTGCCGTCAAGGAAGGCCCAGTCCTGCGGGCGACAGCATTCATCCCCCACGGGAAGCTCGGCTGGCTGGAGCGGAAGATCGAGCAGTTTCGGGACGAAGACACGCGAAGCGGTGCACCGAAGAACGCAACGCTGGTGTCGCGCCTAGCGGCCATTCGCAGGGCGGCACTACGCACGTTCTGGACCGACGAAGAAGTGCTCTTTCCAGCTGACGGCACCACAATCTGGTGGGAGGTGTGGTTGCGAGCAGGTCGGGAACGGCAGCGCATCCTGGACTCTTTCGCGCACCACGCGCTGCGCTTCGGACTGAAGGTGAGGGCGGAGGCCGTCGTCCAGTTCATCGACCGGTCGGTGCTCCTGGCGTGGGGCCCCCCAGAGGCGATGCGAGCATCCGTCGAGTTGCTGGACTGCATCGCTGAACTCCGCAAAGCGAAGGAGCTCGCAGGGGAGTTCTTCGAACTCCCTGGGGAATTCCACCGGGACCTCGCAGCGGACCTTGGAACGCGCATCGTCGTTGGTCGCGCCAACCCGCCCGCTGTCTGCCTTCTGGACAGTGGCTTGAACGACCATCCGCTGCTGGAGGGGTTCATCGCGCTGCGCGACACCGCTCTGCCAAAGTCCCTCGGCGTTGGCGACCGGCACGGGCACGGGACGGAGATGGCCGGAATAGCGCTCTTCGCAGACGAGCTCGCGAACCATCTCACGAGCGCAACCCCGGTAGCGGTGGACAACGTCGTGGAGTCGGTGAAGTTGTGGCAGAAATCGTCGCCCACCGATCCAGAGCTCTACGGCCACGTCACCGCCCAAGCGGCCTATGCCGCCGAGGCCCAAGCACCGGACCGCCAGCGCGCCTTCTGCCTGCCTGTCACCGCGAGGGACTCTCGCGACCGGGGAGCGCCGTCATCGTGGTCCGCTCGCATCGATGCTCTTATCGCCGAGGACATACAAGAACAGGCGCAGGCGCGCGTTCTTGTCGTCTCCGGAGGCAACGTTGTCGAGTCTTTGTGGCGCGCCGGCCCGTATCCAGACGTCAACCGCGCGGACGGAATCCATGACCCAGCCCAAGCGTGGAATGCGCTCACCGTAGGAGGGTTCACCAGGCTCGCCGTGTTGGATCAGAAGAGGTTCCCCGGGTGGACGCCCGTCGCCACCGGCGGATTGCTGAGCCCCACGAGCACCACGAGCGTCAGCTGGAACGACAGCTGGCCCGTGAAGCCGGAGGTAGTTCTCGAGGGCGGCAATGTGGCCATCGACCCCGGCACTGGTGAGGCGGACACCGTTGACGATGTCCGCCTCCTCACCACTTTCCGCGATCCGGCCCTCCGTTGGTTCACGACCACCGGCGACACTAGCGCGGCGTCGGCGCAGGCTGCGCGGATGGCCGCCCTGATCCTGGGCGAGTACCCTGACCTCTGGCCAGAAACGGTTCGAGCGCTCATCGTCCATTCAGCCGAATGGACGGACGAAATGCGACGCGAGTTCCCAACGGACAACGAGAGGCGCCACAGGCTACGCTGCTACGGCCACGGCGTTCCAAGCCTTCTCCGCGCGCTGTGGTCAGCCCGCGATCACCTCACGTTGATCGTAGAAGACGAGCTCGTGCCATTTCGGAAGGAGCGCTCCGACATCAAGACCAACGAGATGAATGTCCACGACCTGCCGTGGCCGCGCGACGTGCTACTCGGGTTGGGACGGACGCCGGTTGAGCTGCGAGTCACGCTCTCCTATTTCGTGGAGCCCAACCCGGCACGCCGTGGCTGGCGCTCTCGGTTCGTGTACCCATCCCACCAACTCCGCTTCGACGTACGCAGACCACACGAAACCAGCGGCTCCTTCCGCGCTCGGGTCAACAGGCAGGCCCGGGACGAGGGGCACAGGCGGTTCACCGGTTCTGATTCGGGCTGGGAGCTTGGCGCCAACTTGCGGCACAAGGGCTCGATTCATCAGGACACTTGGCGCGGCACTGCCGCAGACCTCGCCGCACGAGGCGTACTTGCCGTCTATCCCGGCGGAACCGGATGGTGGAGGTCGAGGCCGGCGTTGGAGCGGTGGAATAGTCCGGCGAGGTACGCGCTTGTGGTTTCAATTCGGACGCCAGAGGTTGGTGTTGATGTCGATGTCTACACAGCGGTCGAAAACCAGCTCGTCGTACCTGTCCGTATTCCTGCCAGCAGCAGCTAG
- a CDS encoding ATP-binding protein produces MATAAQIKALIESQLQGDDRQFMTVAMQIAAHAARKGQGRLADDIRALVEQARERRQQRRASKPVPIAAARGELEGLLAVSYPEVRLSELVLDAKTRQRLDRIVQEYRARSRLLQHALEPRRKLLLVGPPGSGKTYTASALAGELGLPLLVIRLDGLITKFMGETAAKLRLVFDSMAKTRGVYLFDEFDSIGGDRGERGDVGEIRRVLNSFLQFIEHDDSDSLVVAATNFGPALDPALFRRFDDIIEYRQPTAPEVEELLRSRLSPFDTRELDWKRAIRDGGGLSYADLARACTDAAKDAVLAGGTTITTSGLLGSLAERKNVPVTR; encoded by the coding sequence ATGGCAACGGCCGCACAAATCAAAGCTCTCATCGAGAGCCAGCTGCAGGGTGACGACCGGCAGTTCATGACGGTCGCTATGCAGATCGCCGCGCACGCTGCGCGCAAGGGCCAAGGTCGCCTCGCTGATGACATTCGGGCACTGGTCGAACAGGCCCGGGAGAGACGCCAGCAACGCCGCGCATCGAAGCCAGTCCCCATCGCAGCAGCGCGTGGTGAGCTGGAGGGCTTGCTCGCCGTGTCGTACCCGGAAGTCCGGCTGTCCGAGCTCGTCCTCGACGCCAAGACGCGGCAGCGACTCGACCGCATCGTCCAAGAGTACCGGGCGCGCTCTCGGTTGCTGCAACATGCCCTCGAACCCCGCCGCAAGTTGTTGCTCGTTGGCCCGCCCGGTTCGGGCAAGACCTACACAGCCTCTGCCCTCGCTGGTGAATTGGGCCTGCCGCTGCTGGTGATCCGACTCGATGGGCTCATCACCAAGTTCATGGGCGAAACCGCTGCGAAGCTGAGGCTCGTCTTCGATAGCATGGCCAAGACGCGTGGCGTCTACTTGTTCGACGAGTTCGATTCCATCGGCGGGGATCGCGGAGAGAGAGGCGACGTCGGAGAAATTCGCCGTGTTCTGAACTCTTTCCTCCAGTTCATCGAGCACGACGACTCCGACAGCCTGGTCGTGGCCGCCACCAACTTCGGCCCAGCGCTCGACCCAGCACTGTTTCGGAGGTTCGACGACATCATCGAATACCGACAGCCAACGGCTCCGGAGGTGGAAGAGTTGCTCCGGTCGCGACTTTCTCCGTTCGACACACGGGAGCTCGATTGGAAACGGGCAATCCGTGACGGCGGCGGTCTGAGCTACGCTGACCTGGCGCGCGCCTGTACCGACGCGGCGAAGGACGCGGTGCTTGCCGGCGGAACGACCATAACTACCTCCGGGCTCCTCGGCTCCCTCGCCGAGCGAAAGAACGTCCCAGTCACCCGGTAG
- a CDS encoding XRE family transcriptional regulator: MKRADAGSPPIGSTDLHLSTHLFHPPRLTIAREMRGLTKAELAQRIGKSAAAVSQFEAAGRVSCRPDASTLGTIALVLGVPVNFFAPRYPAARLDLEQCHFRSLRSTSQRDRRKLLAVGTLTCDLLRFLEEHLELPTEGVSQVARTVASAEEIERAALDLRRGWGLGLGPIPNVTRLLESHGVVVVHIPAGCSEVDAFSTWSDGRPLVFLVMEKGSTSRTRFDASHELGHLVMHTDACPGNAELERQANRFASAFLLPAETFASECPRWLNWDQLYELKARWRVSVQALVRRAFDLQLLSKASYRRAFVHMNKTGERQNERGEPSPEPPTLIAKSLEELAPDFTMEDVGRHLGLGSQQIARLLQDGSW; encoded by the coding sequence ATGAAGAGGGCTGACGCTGGCTCGCCACCGATTGGCAGCACGGACCTGCATCTCTCCACCCACCTGTTTCATCCTCCACGCCTGACCATTGCACGGGAGATGCGTGGGCTAACAAAGGCCGAGCTGGCGCAGCGCATCGGCAAATCCGCCGCAGCGGTGAGTCAGTTTGAGGCGGCAGGGCGTGTCTCTTGTCGGCCTGACGCTTCGACCCTCGGCACGATCGCTCTGGTCCTGGGCGTCCCGGTCAATTTCTTCGCCCCAAGGTACCCGGCGGCTCGGCTCGACCTTGAGCAGTGCCACTTCCGCAGCCTTCGAAGCACAAGCCAAAGAGATCGGCGAAAGTTGCTGGCTGTCGGAACGCTCACCTGCGATCTCCTTCGATTCCTGGAAGAGCACCTTGAGCTTCCAACGGAGGGGGTGTCTCAGGTTGCACGCACGGTTGCATCCGCCGAGGAAATCGAAAGGGCGGCCTTGGACCTTCGGCGTGGCTGGGGGCTCGGGCTCGGCCCTATTCCCAACGTCACCCGGCTGCTGGAGTCCCATGGCGTAGTAGTCGTTCATATCCCTGCCGGTTGCTCCGAAGTTGATGCGTTCTCCACGTGGAGCGATGGGCGACCGCTCGTCTTCTTGGTGATGGAGAAGGGATCCACCAGCCGCACCAGGTTTGACGCCTCCCACGAGCTGGGTCACCTGGTCATGCACACGGATGCCTGCCCCGGCAACGCAGAACTTGAGCGGCAGGCGAACCGGTTCGCGAGCGCATTTCTCCTTCCCGCCGAAACGTTCGCAAGCGAATGTCCGAGGTGGCTCAACTGGGATCAGCTTTATGAGTTGAAAGCCAGATGGCGGGTCTCCGTCCAGGCGCTCGTTCGTCGAGCTTTTGATCTGCAACTGCTCTCAAAAGCCAGCTATCGACGAGCGTTCGTTCACATGAACAAGACGGGTGAGCGCCAGAACGAACGTGGTGAGCCGTCGCCCGAGCCTCCGACCTTGATTGCGAAGAGCCTGGAGGAACTGGCGCCAGATTTCACCATGGAAGATGTTGGTCGGCATCTCGGCCTCGGCAGCCAGCAGATCGCCAGACTCCTGCAGGATGGCTCTTGGTAG
- a CDS encoding PDDEXK nuclease domain-containing protein, producing the protein MLAAIKERWTTRELERQIRTGAAARNASQKKKVSPAVAQVHPAAVDDFKNEYSLEFLGLAPDHSEADLHAALLRNLGRFINELGRGFCFVGSEYPVQVGNRDFAIDLLFFHRGLACLVAFELKVRKFEPEDLGKLSFYVEALDRDVRKPHERPSIGVLLCATKDDEVVEYALARTTSPTLVAEYQTMLPSKALMRRKLHELYAELAREDASD; encoded by the coding sequence ATGCTCGCGGCCATCAAGGAGCGCTGGACCACGCGCGAGCTCGAGCGACAAATTCGAACGGGCGCCGCTGCGCGCAACGCAAGCCAAAAGAAGAAAGTGTCACCAGCGGTGGCACAAGTTCATCCTGCTGCAGTCGACGACTTCAAGAACGAGTACAGCCTGGAGTTTCTGGGCCTCGCTCCCGACCATTCGGAGGCTGACCTTCACGCGGCACTCTTGCGGAATCTGGGTCGATTCATCAACGAACTCGGCCGCGGCTTCTGCTTCGTCGGCTCGGAGTATCCCGTCCAGGTCGGGAATCGGGACTTCGCGATTGACCTGCTCTTCTTTCACCGCGGCCTGGCGTGTCTCGTCGCGTTCGAGCTGAAGGTCCGAAAGTTCGAACCCGAGGACCTGGGCAAGCTGAGCTTCTACGTCGAAGCGCTGGATCGCGACGTGAGGAAGCCCCACGAGCGCCCATCGATCGGCGTTCTGCTCTGTGCCACGAAGGACGACGAGGTCGTGGAGTACGCGCTTGCGCGAACAACATCCCCGACGCTGGTAGCCGAGTATCAGACGATGCTGCCAAGCAAAGCGCTGATGCGCCGCAAGCTGCACGAGCTCTATGCCGAGCTTGCGCGGGAGGACGCTAGCGACTGA
- a CDS encoding DUF1016 N-terminal domain-containing protein, with translation MPKPRKKPSKALTSKKAAAARRPAKVTPAGEFDEVLALIEAARGRAYQAVNTELVKLYWTLGEYIAKKIESAEWGDGVVEQLAAAIAQEYPGVRGFTRPNLFRMRQFYEAYRADRKVSALLRQLPWTHHLILLSQTKHVKEREF, from the coding sequence ATGCCGAAGCCGCGGAAGAAACCGTCCAAAGCGCTGACCAGCAAGAAGGCCGCCGCAGCGCGACGCCCCGCCAAGGTCACGCCGGCAGGTGAGTTCGACGAGGTGCTTGCCCTAATCGAAGCGGCGCGCGGCCGCGCGTACCAGGCCGTCAACACCGAGCTGGTCAAACTCTATTGGACGCTCGGCGAATACATCGCCAAGAAGATCGAGAGCGCTGAGTGGGGTGACGGGGTCGTCGAGCAACTCGCTGCCGCGATCGCGCAAGAATACCCTGGCGTGCGGGGCTTCACGCGCCCGAACCTCTTCAGGATGCGCCAATTTTACGAAGCATACCGCGCGGATAGAAAAGTCTCAGCACTGCTGAGACAATTGCCGTGGACGCACCATCTCATCCTGCTGAGCCAGACGAAGCACGTCAAGGAACGGGAGTTCTAG